One region of Elusimicrobiota bacterium genomic DNA includes:
- a CDS encoding DegT/DnrJ/EryC1/StrS family aminotransferase, whose translation MIAISKPVTGPEEILAMQKVFETGWLGLGSTVFQFEEELKKYLGAKHVIAVNTGTSALHIALAALGVGPGDEVILPSITFAACVQAVLALGAVPVFAESYEESLLLDVGDVEGRLTPKTKAVMPVHFCGSSCDMERLMALAGKRGFKVVEDAAHAFGSEHQGRKVGTCGDAVCFSFDPIKNITTGEGGAVAVADEALAEDIRRMRILGIDKDTWHRYKNTRTYFYEVVSPGFRYHMPNFCAAVGLEQLKKLPGFIARRRDICRRYDDAFKGLAGVTPLKTDPGAAPHIYIVRVPAESRDAFMELLKSRGVGTGLHYIANHIQPFFKKFARGPLPRAERLWQEIVTVPLHCGLNDQDVEAVIGAVREYSESLRVKATSR comes from the coding sequence ATGATCGCCATTTCAAAACCAGTGACCGGCCCGGAGGAGATCCTGGCCATGCAGAAGGTTTTCGAGACCGGCTGGCTGGGCCTGGGCTCGACCGTTTTTCAATTCGAGGAGGAGCTCAAGAAATACCTGGGAGCCAAGCACGTCATAGCGGTTAACACCGGCACCTCGGCCCTTCATATCGCCCTAGCCGCCCTCGGGGTCGGGCCGGGAGACGAGGTCATCCTGCCTTCGATCACTTTCGCGGCCTGCGTGCAGGCGGTGCTGGCGCTGGGCGCTGTTCCGGTCTTCGCGGAGTCTTACGAGGAGTCTTTGCTCTTGGACGTGGGCGACGTGGAAGGTCGGCTTACGCCCAAGACCAAGGCCGTCATGCCCGTACATTTCTGCGGCAGCTCCTGCGACATGGAGCGCCTCATGGCCTTGGCGGGAAAACGGGGGTTCAAGGTCGTGGAGGACGCGGCCCACGCCTTCGGTTCCGAGCACCAGGGCCGCAAGGTCGGGACTTGCGGGGACGCGGTCTGCTTTAGCTTCGACCCGATTAAGAACATCACCACAGGGGAGGGGGGAGCCGTGGCCGTGGCCGACGAGGCTCTTGCCGAGGATATCCGGCGCATGCGCATCCTGGGCATAGACAAGGACACCTGGCACCGCTACAAGAACACCCGGACCTATTTCTACGAGGTGGTTTCCCCGGGCTTTCGCTACCACATGCCGAACTTTTGCGCGGCCGTGGGCTTGGAGCAGTTAAAGAAGCTTCCCGGCTTCATCGCGCGCAGAAGAGATATCTGCCGCCGCTACGACGACGCCTTCAAGGGGCTGGCCGGTGTTACGCCCCTGAAGACGGATCCCGGAGCCGCGCCTCACATCTACATCGTCCGGGTCCCCGCCGAGAGTCGGGACGCCTTCATGGAGCTCTTGAAGTCCCGGGGCGTGGGCACCGGCCTTCATTACATCGCCAACCACATCCAGCCCTTCTTTAAGAAATTCGCCCGCGGCCCCCTGCCCAGGGCCGAGCGCCTCTGGCAGGAGATCGTGACCGTGCCCCTGCACTGCGGCCTGAACGACCAGGACGTGGAAGCGGTGATCGGAGCGGTGCGCGAATATTCCGAGTCCCTGCGCGTAAAGGCGACGTCTCGATGA